In one Corallococcus sp. EGB genomic region, the following are encoded:
- the menC gene encoding o-succinylbenzoate synthase, with protein sequence MRITDATLTPLHLALAQPLRTARGTYATRDGFLVRLWDDEGHVGQGEAMPLPEFGTESLAMTHTVLRGWLGVLKGQALEDSVEGVEATLVPSASEEQRQRGARLRGIETEEPIPAAQHALELALLDLVAQRKGVPLCWLLAEEARQEVFVNALLSAEDPGVLSQEARAAVDEGYQTLKLKVAGRSLDADEARVRAVREAVGPRVRLRLDANGGWSEPEANRALDRLGWYDLELVEQPTPPEDLQALWRVQRRAPCLIAADETLAMPAAVRTLLTMDLGGGPAVGAVVIKPMVLGGLLPSMVVALRAAHLGMHAYVTSSIDGVVARAGAAHLASALPSGELASGLAVGRLFADEPKDHPYQPQRGLVRLRDLPGLGLSPDPGREH encoded by the coding sequence ATGCGCATCACCGACGCGACGCTCACCCCGCTGCACCTCGCGCTGGCCCAGCCCCTGAGGACAGCGAGGGGCACCTACGCCACGCGCGACGGATTCCTCGTGCGGCTGTGGGATGACGAAGGCCATGTGGGGCAGGGCGAGGCGATGCCGCTGCCCGAGTTCGGCACCGAATCCCTGGCCATGACACACACGGTGCTGCGCGGATGGCTGGGGGTCCTCAAGGGCCAGGCGCTGGAGGACAGCGTCGAGGGCGTGGAGGCCACGCTCGTGCCGTCGGCCAGCGAGGAGCAGCGCCAGCGCGGCGCGCGGCTCCGGGGCATCGAGACCGAAGAACCCATCCCCGCCGCGCAGCACGCCCTGGAGCTGGCGCTGCTGGACCTGGTGGCCCAGCGAAAAGGGGTGCCCCTGTGCTGGCTGCTCGCGGAGGAGGCGCGTCAGGAGGTCTTCGTGAACGCGCTGCTGAGCGCGGAGGACCCCGGGGTGCTGTCCCAGGAAGCGCGAGCGGCGGTGGACGAGGGCTATCAGACGCTGAAGTTGAAGGTCGCGGGCCGCTCGCTGGACGCGGACGAGGCCCGGGTCCGCGCCGTGCGCGAAGCGGTGGGCCCGCGCGTGCGCCTGCGCCTGGACGCGAACGGTGGCTGGTCGGAGCCCGAGGCCAATCGCGCCCTGGATCGGCTGGGCTGGTACGACCTGGAGCTGGTGGAGCAGCCCACGCCTCCGGAGGACCTCCAGGCGCTGTGGCGGGTGCAGCGTCGTGCGCCGTGCCTCATCGCCGCGGACGAGACGCTCGCCATGCCCGCCGCGGTGCGCACGCTCCTCACGATGGACCTGGGCGGCGGGCCCGCGGTGGGCGCGGTGGTGATCAAGCCGATGGTGCTCGGGGGGCTGCTGCCCTCCATGGTGGTGGCGCTGCGAGCGGCCCACCTGGGCATGCACGCATACGTCACCAGCTCCATCGATGGCGTGGTGGCCAGAGCAGGCGCCGCGCACCTGGCCTCCGCGCTGCCGTCGGGAGAGCTGGCCTCCGGACTCGCCGTGGGGCGGCTCTTCGCGGACGAGCCGAAGGATCATCCGTATCAACCCCAGCGGGGACTCGTGCGCTTGCGCGATCTACCCGGGCTGGGACTGAGCCCGGACCCCGGCCGGGAACACTGA
- a CDS encoding 1,4-dihydroxy-2-naphthoate polyprenyltransferase has translation MSTPPDAAPPRPTLKTWLMAVRPKTLTAGAVPVLVATALAYGDGVGRLMPALAALLGAVLIQIGTNFINDFYDFKKGADTEERLGPKRVTQSGLIAPGTVLMGGLGCFALATLVGLYLVAVGGWPIVFIGVASLVCGYAYTGGPFPLAYLGLGDLFVLIFFGIVAVTGTYYVQAGVVGPAAWWVSVPVGAIGTCLIVVNNQRDASTDVKAGKRTMAVRFGKGFGRAEYVLLLVASYVTPFVLFARGYASAWVFLPLLSLPLVAPPLKLMLKAEGAALNPALGGTARLQMVFGLLFAVGLYLR, from the coding sequence GTGAGCACTCCCCCTGACGCGGCTCCTCCCCGGCCCACGCTGAAGACGTGGCTGATGGCCGTGCGTCCGAAGACGCTGACGGCGGGCGCGGTGCCGGTGCTGGTGGCCACGGCGCTCGCCTACGGTGACGGCGTGGGGCGCCTGATGCCCGCGCTCGCGGCGCTGCTGGGCGCGGTGCTGATCCAGATCGGCACCAACTTCATCAACGACTTCTACGACTTCAAGAAGGGCGCGGACACCGAGGAGCGCCTGGGGCCCAAGCGCGTGACGCAGAGCGGGCTCATCGCGCCGGGCACGGTGCTGATGGGCGGACTCGGGTGCTTCGCGCTCGCGACGCTGGTCGGCCTGTACCTGGTGGCGGTGGGGGGCTGGCCCATCGTGTTCATCGGCGTGGCCTCGCTGGTCTGCGGCTACGCATACACCGGCGGCCCGTTTCCGCTGGCCTATCTCGGCCTGGGCGACCTGTTCGTGCTCATCTTCTTCGGCATCGTCGCGGTGACCGGCACGTACTACGTGCAGGCGGGCGTCGTGGGCCCGGCGGCCTGGTGGGTGTCGGTGCCGGTGGGCGCCATCGGCACGTGCCTCATCGTGGTGAACAACCAGCGCGACGCGAGCACGGACGTGAAGGCCGGCAAGCGCACGATGGCGGTTCGCTTCGGGAAGGGCTTCGGCCGCGCGGAGTATGTGCTGCTGCTCGTCGCCTCGTACGTCACGCCGTTCGTGCTGTTCGCCAGGGGCTACGCGAGCGCCTGGGTCTTCCTGCCGCTCCTGAGCCTGCCGCTCGTGGCGCCGCCGCTGAAGCTGATGCTGAAGGCGGAGGGCGCGGCGCTCAACCCCGCGCTGGGCGGGACGGCGCGGCTGCAGATGGTGTTCGGGCTGCTGTTCGCGGTGGGCCTGTACCTGCGCTGA
- the menH gene encoding 2-succinyl-6-hydroxy-2,4-cyclohexadiene-1-carboxylate synthase, with amino-acid sequence MGVTLAYDTWGEGPHTLLALHGFTGSGASFAHLRPLLGRSVRVVAVDLPGHGRTPLPEKTGRDGFLETVDAVVQLARELGGHVDLLGYSQGARVALGATVRAPDCFGRLIMESGSPGLHRRQERSERREADGKLVEFIRARGVDAFIERWEALPLFDGLRRLPEPEQAALRERRKACTAEGLAGALETLGLGVQPDYWPALHRQRLPTLLLTGAQDVKFTNLARRMAAELPVVWRHAFAGVTHAPHLEAPEEYVREVLSFLQTPWYEAPQFEHAILAREATHS; translated from the coding sequence ATGGGCGTGACGCTCGCTTACGACACGTGGGGAGAAGGCCCCCATACGCTCCTGGCGCTGCACGGCTTCACCGGCAGCGGCGCCTCGTTCGCGCACCTGCGTCCGCTGCTGGGCCGCTCCGTGCGCGTGGTGGCGGTGGACCTGCCCGGCCATGGCCGCACGCCGCTGCCGGAGAAGACGGGACGCGACGGCTTCCTGGAGACGGTGGACGCCGTGGTCCAACTTGCGCGCGAGCTGGGCGGCCACGTGGACCTGCTCGGCTATTCGCAAGGCGCGCGGGTGGCGCTGGGCGCCACGGTGCGCGCGCCGGACTGCTTCGGCCGGCTTATCATGGAGAGTGGCTCGCCCGGCCTGCACCGCCGCCAGGAGCGCTCCGAGCGGCGTGAGGCGGACGGCAAGCTCGTGGAGTTCATCCGCGCCCGGGGCGTGGATGCCTTCATCGAGCGGTGGGAGGCGCTGCCCCTCTTCGACGGTCTGCGCCGCCTGCCGGAGCCGGAGCAGGCCGCGCTGCGCGAGCGCCGCAAGGCCTGCACGGCGGAGGGGCTCGCCGGGGCGTTGGAGACCCTGGGCCTGGGGGTGCAGCCCGACTACTGGCCGGCGCTGCACCGGCAGCGGCTGCCCACGCTGCTGCTCACGGGCGCCCAGGACGTGAAGTTCACGAACCTGGCGCGGCGCATGGCGGCGGAGCTTCCAGTGGTGTGGCGCCACGCGTTCGCGGGGGTCACCCACGCCCCGCACCTGGAGGCGCCGGAGGAGTACGTGCGCGAAGTGCTCTCGTTCCTCCAGACGCCCTGGTACGAAGCGCCGCAGTTCGAACACGCCATCCTGGCGCGAGAGGCGACCCACTCGTGA
- the menD gene encoding 2-succinyl-5-enolpyruvyl-6-hydroxy-3-cyclohexene-1-carboxylic-acid synthase, which translates to MSLDANLNVLWARALLEELVRGGVRHAVVCPGSRSSALALACAHTPGLRVWSVIDERSAGFFALGIAKQSRQPVVLVATSGSAGAHFFPAVIEAAMAQVPLLILTADRPLELQGWGAPQTVPQARFYGDFARLFADVGMPEANSAAIAHLRATAARAVSTACRAPRGAVQLNVPFREPLAPIPQDFGSEKLTALAREGRADAPITRILQSSRAPDAEALDAVRARIAATERGVIVCGPRDEDDGFAEAIAALSQATGYPVLAEAASQARYGGGPLTVSLYDALLRHEPFARSHVPEVVLRFGGGLTPKSPQQWLDTSGADITVFSDEGALYDPAHRATRVVEGNAVLACRALTEGLSRGPGRWAQDFMGAERVARNALEAALGEQQDALTEPRMAREVVAALPQNALFFVSSSMPIRAVDAFAHGGGVPLRVLANRGANGIDGIVSSAAGMAAAAGRPAVLLTGDLALLHDVGGLVTAARARVPLTVVVVNNDGGGIFSFLPLAQVAKPDEFEALFGTPHGVDLSHAAALAGARFERPTTPSALRAAVRTGLEGGLHLVEVVVERATNVDAHRHLFARMAAALGEGSWA; encoded by the coding sequence ATGTCCCTGGACGCCAACCTCAACGTGCTGTGGGCGCGAGCGCTGCTGGAGGAGCTGGTGCGGGGCGGCGTCCGGCACGCGGTGGTGTGTCCGGGCTCCCGTTCGTCGGCGCTGGCGCTCGCGTGCGCGCACACGCCGGGCCTGCGGGTCTGGTCGGTCATCGACGAGCGGAGCGCGGGCTTCTTCGCGCTGGGCATTGCGAAGCAGTCGCGCCAGCCGGTGGTGCTGGTGGCGACGAGCGGCTCCGCGGGAGCGCACTTCTTCCCGGCCGTCATCGAGGCGGCCATGGCCCAGGTGCCGCTGCTCATCCTCACGGCGGACCGGCCGCTGGAGCTGCAGGGCTGGGGCGCGCCGCAGACGGTGCCCCAGGCCCGCTTCTACGGCGACTTCGCGCGGCTCTTCGCGGACGTGGGGATGCCCGAGGCGAACAGCGCCGCCATCGCGCACCTGCGGGCCACGGCCGCTCGCGCGGTGAGCACCGCGTGCCGCGCGCCCCGAGGCGCCGTGCAGCTCAACGTGCCGTTCCGCGAGCCGCTGGCGCCCATTCCGCAGGACTTCGGCTCGGAGAAGCTGACGGCGCTCGCGAGGGAAGGCCGCGCGGACGCGCCCATCACCCGCATCCTTCAGTCCTCGCGAGCCCCGGACGCGGAGGCGCTGGATGCCGTGCGCGCCCGCATCGCCGCCACCGAGCGCGGCGTCATCGTGTGTGGCCCCCGTGACGAGGACGACGGCTTCGCGGAGGCCATCGCGGCACTGAGCCAGGCGACGGGCTACCCGGTGCTCGCGGAGGCCGCGTCGCAGGCGCGCTATGGCGGCGGCCCGCTGACCGTGTCGCTCTACGACGCGCTCCTCCGCCACGAGCCCTTCGCGCGGAGCCACGTGCCGGAGGTGGTGCTGCGCTTCGGCGGAGGCCTGACGCCCAAGTCGCCTCAGCAATGGTTGGACACCTCCGGCGCGGACATCACGGTCTTCAGCGACGAGGGCGCGCTGTACGACCCGGCGCACCGGGCCACGCGCGTGGTGGAGGGCAACGCCGTCCTCGCGTGCCGCGCGCTGACGGAAGGGCTGTCGCGAGGCCCTGGCCGCTGGGCGCAGGACTTCATGGGCGCGGAGCGGGTGGCCCGCAACGCGCTGGAGGCGGCGCTCGGCGAACAGCAGGACGCGCTGACGGAGCCCCGCATGGCGCGCGAGGTGGTGGCCGCACTGCCGCAGAACGCGCTCTTCTTCGTGTCCAGCAGCATGCCCATCCGCGCGGTGGACGCGTTCGCGCACGGCGGTGGCGTGCCGCTGCGCGTGCTGGCGAACCGCGGCGCCAACGGCATCGACGGCATCGTTTCCAGCGCGGCGGGCATGGCCGCGGCTGCGGGGCGGCCCGCGGTGCTGCTGACCGGCGACCTGGCGCTCCTGCACGATGTGGGCGGGCTCGTCACGGCGGCGCGGGCGCGCGTGCCGCTGACGGTCGTGGTGGTGAACAACGACGGCGGCGGCATCTTCTCCTTCCTGCCGCTGGCGCAGGTGGCGAAGCCGGACGAGTTCGAGGCCCTCTTCGGCACGCCGCATGGCGTGGACCTGTCGCACGCGGCGGCGCTCGCGGGTGCTCGCTTCGAGCGGCCCACGACGCCCTCGGCCCTGCGTGCGGCGGTGCGCACCGGGCTGGAGGGCGGCCTCCACCTGGTGGAGGTCGTGGTGGAACGGGCCACCAACGTGGATGCGCACAGACACCTCTTCGCGCGGATGGCCGCCGCACTGGGAGAAGGATCATGGGCGTGA
- a CDS encoding isochorismate synthase MenF, translating into MTPLSPAEGPRWVAGMIPLPGVDPLAGANSLGIPSVYWERPVAREAVAGWGEAGVLDAHAPGELPAVLGALGHDSVRWLDAASPGMPGPWFGGMRFSPTAPMDGAWRSHGLARWTLPELLVWREGPELAAAVFAPEGRGSEDVVRSRLERLRASFPQSFRHPLGAPVTLRTESSRPAFEALVERAVEAIGAGQLHKVVLARALEAEGPEPFDVVDVLARLREQNPRCATFLFRAPDGTGFLGATPETLCRVEGRRLETEALAGSAAPGGAEALDASDKDRREHEAVVRYILQALTPVAASVTADAQPSVLALKNVVHLRTGIRAELAEGVDTARVVNALHPTPAVGGTPRERALSFLVEHESLDRGWYAGPVGWVGPGRAHLVVALRSALVRGAKARLFVGAGIVAGSSAESEWRETEMKSLAMLRALGGR; encoded by the coding sequence ATGACGCCGCTCAGTCCCGCTGAGGGCCCTCGTTGGGTCGCCGGGATGATTCCCCTGCCCGGTGTGGATCCGCTGGCCGGGGCGAACAGCCTCGGTATCCCTTCCGTATACTGGGAGCGGCCGGTGGCGCGCGAGGCGGTGGCGGGTTGGGGCGAGGCGGGCGTGCTCGACGCGCACGCGCCTGGCGAGCTGCCGGCGGTGCTGGGCGCGCTCGGGCACGACAGCGTGCGGTGGCTGGACGCGGCGTCGCCTGGAATGCCGGGCCCCTGGTTCGGAGGCATGCGCTTCAGCCCGACCGCGCCAATGGACGGTGCGTGGCGTTCACATGGCCTTGCGCGCTGGACGCTGCCAGAGCTGCTGGTGTGGCGCGAGGGCCCCGAGTTGGCGGCCGCCGTGTTCGCGCCGGAGGGGCGGGGCTCGGAGGACGTGGTGCGCTCGCGGCTGGAGCGCTTGCGAGCCTCCTTCCCGCAGTCGTTCCGGCATCCGCTGGGCGCGCCGGTGACGCTGCGTACGGAGTCGTCGCGGCCGGCCTTCGAGGCGCTGGTGGAGCGCGCGGTGGAGGCCATTGGCGCGGGCCAGCTGCACAAGGTGGTGCTGGCGCGGGCGCTGGAGGCAGAGGGGCCGGAGCCCTTCGACGTGGTGGACGTGCTGGCGCGGCTGCGCGAGCAGAACCCGCGCTGCGCGACGTTCCTCTTCCGCGCGCCGGACGGCACGGGCTTCCTGGGCGCGACGCCGGAGACGCTGTGCCGGGTGGAAGGGCGTCGGCTGGAGACGGAGGCGCTGGCGGGGTCCGCGGCGCCGGGCGGCGCGGAGGCGCTGGACGCCAGCGACAAGGACCGGCGCGAGCATGAAGCGGTGGTGCGCTACATCCTCCAGGCGCTGACGCCGGTGGCGGCGAGCGTGACCGCGGACGCGCAGCCGTCGGTGCTGGCGTTGAAGAACGTGGTGCACCTGCGCACGGGCATCCGCGCGGAGCTGGCGGAGGGCGTGGACACGGCGCGCGTCGTCAATGCGCTGCACCCCACGCCGGCGGTGGGCGGCACGCCGCGCGAGCGTGCGCTGTCGTTCCTGGTGGAGCACGAGTCGTTGGACCGGGGTTGGTATGCGGGTCCGGTGGGCTGGGTGGGCCCCGGGCGGGCGCACCTGGTGGTGGCGTTGCGCTCGGCGCTGGTGCGCGGGGCGAAGGCCCGGCTCTTCGTGGGCGCGGGCATCGTCGCGGGCTCCAGCGCGGAGTCCGAATGGCGGGAGACCGAGATGAAGAGTCTGGCCATGCTGCGTGCGCTGGGGGGCCGGTGA
- the aroF gene encoding 3-deoxy-7-phosphoheptulonate synthase, whose amino-acid sequence MLRATRPEGTRVRVGAVEVGGAGFVVMAGPCAVEGAEQLELAARAVAQAGAHLLRGGVFKPRTSPYAFQGMGEPGLKLLVDAGRRHGLPIISEVMETEQLPLMAQHSDVLQVGARNMQNFGLLRALGKLRKPVLLKRGLSATVQEWLNAAEYILAGGNEQVMLCERGIRTFEPAMRNTLDLAAVAWAKERTHLPVIVDPSHATGIPSLITPMSLAAAACGADGLLIEVHPRPEQALCDGQQAMSPGDFATLMQRLPGVLAAVDRHLWTPAGPAQIAEAR is encoded by the coding sequence GTGCTTCGCGCGACGCGTCCCGAGGGCACGCGGGTGCGGGTGGGGGCCGTGGAGGTGGGCGGAGCCGGCTTCGTGGTGATGGCGGGGCCGTGCGCGGTGGAGGGCGCGGAGCAGCTGGAGCTGGCGGCGCGCGCGGTGGCGCAGGCGGGGGCGCACCTCTTGCGAGGCGGCGTGTTCAAGCCGCGCACCAGTCCGTACGCGTTCCAGGGCATGGGGGAGCCGGGGCTGAAGCTGTTGGTGGACGCCGGCAGGCGCCACGGTCTGCCCATCATCAGCGAGGTGATGGAGACGGAGCAACTGCCCCTCATGGCGCAGCACTCGGACGTCCTCCAGGTGGGCGCCCGGAACATGCAGAACTTCGGGCTGCTGCGCGCGCTGGGGAAGCTGCGCAAGCCGGTGCTGCTCAAGCGCGGGCTGTCCGCCACGGTGCAGGAGTGGCTCAACGCCGCCGAGTACATCCTGGCGGGCGGCAACGAGCAGGTGATGCTGTGCGAGCGCGGCATCCGTACCTTCGAGCCCGCGATGCGCAACACGCTGGACCTGGCCGCGGTGGCGTGGGCGAAGGAGCGCACGCACCTGCCGGTCATCGTGGATCCCTCGCATGCCACGGGCATCCCGTCCCTCATCACGCCCATGTCGCTGGCGGCAGCGGCCTGCGGTGCGGATGGTTTGTTGATTGAAGTCCACCCCCGGCCGGAGCAGGCGTTGTGCGACGGGCAGCAGGCCATGTCGCCCGGGGATTTCGCTACGTTGATGCAACGGCTGCCGGGCGTGCTCGCCGCGGTGGACCGACACCTTTGGACGCCGGCGGGACCGGCCCAGATCGCGGAGGCGCGATGA
- the ubiE gene encoding bifunctional demethylmenaquinone methyltransferase/2-methoxy-6-polyprenyl-1,4-benzoquinol methylase UbiE — protein sequence MSTEVRQMFSSIATRYDVTNEVLSFGVHRLWRRSAVKLSCAREGSQVLDCATGTGDLALTFKRKVGASGRVVGTDFCPEMLESAPAKAAKAGLDVEFQVQDAMALTFPDNTFDVASISFGIRNVDDPVKCLQEMARVVRPGGRVVVLEFGQPTGAYGALFRFYSKTVMPAIGGLLTGNRAAYQYLPRTAAAFPAGDRFLALMDQAGAYSERAAHPLLFGTAYVYVGIVR from the coding sequence ATGAGCACCGAAGTGCGTCAGATGTTCTCCTCCATCGCCACGCGCTACGACGTGACGAATGAAGTCCTCTCCTTCGGCGTGCACCGGCTGTGGCGGCGCTCGGCGGTGAAGCTCAGCTGCGCCAGGGAGGGCAGCCAGGTGCTGGACTGCGCCACCGGCACCGGCGACCTGGCGCTCACGTTCAAGCGCAAGGTGGGGGCCTCGGGCCGCGTGGTGGGCACGGACTTCTGCCCGGAGATGCTGGAGAGCGCGCCGGCCAAGGCGGCCAAGGCGGGCCTGGACGTGGAGTTCCAGGTGCAGGACGCCATGGCGCTCACCTTCCCGGACAACACCTTCGACGTGGCGTCCATCTCCTTCGGCATCCGCAACGTGGATGATCCGGTGAAGTGCCTCCAGGAGATGGCGCGGGTGGTGCGCCCGGGCGGCCGCGTGGTGGTGCTCGAGTTCGGCCAGCCCACGGGCGCGTACGGCGCGCTGTTCCGCTTCTACAGCAAGACGGTGATGCCGGCGATTGGCGGCCTGCTCACGGGCAACCGCGCGGCGTACCAGTACCTGCCCCGCACCGCCGCGGCCTTCCCCGCCGGTGACCGCTTCCTCGCCCTGATGGACCAGGCCGGCGCCTACAGCGAGCGCGCCGCCCACCCCCTGCTGTTCGGAACCGCCTACGTCTATGTCGGCATCGTCCGTTGA
- a CDS encoding shikimate kinase yields MSASSVEARRVLVSQVVASVDPRLQQALQGALSSPGPCPRPTGAQTVVIAGHRAAGKTRLLPLVSRLLGRPGLDLDAELERRHGRPLRTWVAESPTTFRAAERETLGLLPRGSVVAVGGGFLSHHPEALAEHFTLVVPVTFDTYRERLMADTTRPRLRTDVSLEEELHSLFHEREALHARVPTISLADFLRGCLAQEPA; encoded by the coding sequence ATGTCGGCATCGTCCGTTGAGGCCCGGCGCGTCCTCGTCTCCCAAGTCGTCGCGTCGGTAGACCCCAGACTCCAGCAGGCGCTCCAGGGGGCATTGTCGTCCCCGGGGCCCTGCCCCCGCCCGACGGGCGCGCAGACCGTCGTCATCGCGGGACACCGCGCCGCGGGCAAGACACGCCTGTTGCCGCTCGTCTCGCGGTTGCTCGGCAGGCCCGGGCTGGACCTGGACGCGGAGCTGGAGCGCCGGCACGGGCGCCCGCTCCGCACCTGGGTCGCGGAGTCCCCCACCACCTTCCGCGCCGCCGAGCGCGAGACGCTGGGCCTGCTGCCCCGGGGCAGCGTGGTGGCGGTGGGCGGCGGCTTCCTGTCGCATCATCCGGAAGCGCTCGCGGAGCACTTCACGCTCGTCGTCCCCGTCACCTTCGACACGTACCGCGAGCGGCTGATGGCGGACACCACGCGCCCGCGGCTGCGCACGGACGTGTCGCTGGAGGAGGAGCTCCACTCGCTGTTCCATGAGCGCGAGGCGCTGCACGCCCGCGTCCCCACCATCTCCCTGGCGGACTTCCTCCGGGGCTGTCTTGCCCAGGAGCCTGCCTGA
- a CDS encoding shikimate dehydrogenase, whose protein sequence is MATRRIITLPPTLTGADAVAFARDGLKRGADVIEVRTDLHAPGDIDPEALARVMPLLVSERGKPLPAPWVRAAWRVDRDVERAQDMDAPPGKLLASHHAEGPLTTAEALRRWSRPLPADALVKHVEPMDGPAHLEVLLETQARLSQRFGAGRVTVLGMGPVAIPARAVLSRRNGLEYVAMGGPWTAAPGQRLLDDVVREHRRAKDLDALRLGILGTAIAHSRSPRIHRQPFDRIDLAEDAPVEAVVDALLPHYAGFAVTSPFKMRLAKHTGSSLDAINTLVRRGSRWESFNTDTEGARAVLERLGAKDVSVLGDGGSTQALRLVAAEHGLALRVVKRAEIQAPLSGDWVWTWPDRVAAPENLRFQGARVAVIAYGAPGRRVAAEIVRRGGTPLLLGAAWFVAQARRQRQLWETAT, encoded by the coding sequence ATGGCCACCCGGCGCATCATCACCCTGCCCCCCACGCTCACCGGCGCGGACGCCGTGGCCTTCGCGCGCGACGGGCTGAAGCGCGGCGCGGATGTCATCGAGGTGCGGACGGACCTGCACGCGCCCGGCGACATCGACCCGGAGGCGCTCGCCCGCGTGATGCCGCTGCTCGTCTCCGAGCGGGGCAAGCCGCTGCCCGCCCCTTGGGTGCGGGCCGCGTGGCGCGTGGACCGCGACGTGGAGCGCGCGCAGGACATGGACGCGCCGCCTGGGAAGCTGCTCGCGTCGCATCACGCGGAAGGACCGCTGACGACGGCGGAGGCGCTGAGGCGCTGGTCCCGCCCCCTCCCCGCGGATGCGCTGGTGAAGCACGTGGAGCCCATGGACGGGCCCGCGCATCTGGAGGTGCTGCTGGAGACGCAGGCGCGGTTGTCCCAGCGCTTCGGCGCCGGGCGCGTCACCGTGCTGGGCATGGGGCCTGTCGCCATCCCGGCGCGCGCGGTGCTCTCGCGCCGGAACGGTCTGGAGTACGTGGCCATGGGCGGCCCGTGGACGGCGGCCCCGGGACAGCGATTGCTGGACGACGTGGTGCGCGAGCACCGCAGGGCGAAGGATCTGGACGCGCTCCGCCTGGGCATCCTGGGCACGGCGATTGCGCACTCACGCTCGCCGCGCATCCACCGTCAGCCGTTCGACCGCATCGACCTGGCGGAGGACGCGCCGGTGGAGGCGGTGGTGGACGCGCTGCTTCCGCACTACGCGGGCTTCGCGGTGACGAGCCCGTTCAAGATGCGGCTCGCGAAGCACACGGGTTCTTCGCTGGACGCCATCAACACGCTGGTGCGCCGGGGCTCGCGGTGGGAGTCCTTCAACACCGATACGGAAGGTGCCCGCGCGGTGCTGGAGCGCCTGGGCGCGAAGGATGTCTCGGTGCTGGGCGACGGCGGCTCCACGCAGGCGCTGCGGCTGGTGGCCGCCGAACATGGACTCGCCCTGCGGGTCGTGAAGCGCGCGGAGATTCAAGCCCCGCTGTCCGGGGATTGGGTCTGGACGTGGCCGGACCGCGTGGCGGCCCCTGAAAACCTGCGATTCCAGGGGGCACGCGTGGCGGTGATCGCATACGGTGCGCCGGGCCGGCGCGTCGCCGCGGAGATCGTTCGCCGCGGGGGCACCCCTCTCCTGCTCGGTGCGGCGTGGTTCGTCGCCCAGGCCCGGCGGCAGCGACAACTCTGGGAAACGGCGACATGA
- the aroC gene encoding chorismate synthase — MNTFGTLFRLTTFGESHGPALGSVIDGCPAGVPLTRDMLQAALDRRRPGQSALVTPRNEPDTVEILSGVFEDKTLGTPIAAIVRNTNQRSQDYNQLASVDRPGHADAVWRERYKHRDHRGGGRTSGRETLCRVIGGTIAEAYLARDMPSLSTVAYVSQVGELVAPVPPPGLTRAMVDAHPTRCPDAAVREEMARQILAAKEAGDSLGGSIDVRVEGLPVGLGEPIFGKLKALIAQALGSIGAVTGVVWGPPDLLQRIGQPGTKFHSVKDAYGGIQGGLANGEPMQVRAYFKPPATLADHAKGGRHDPCIMPRAVPVLEAMVSLVIADLVQQLNARPHSA; from the coding sequence ATGAATACCTTCGGCACCCTCTTCCGGCTGACCACCTTTGGTGAAAGCCATGGCCCCGCGCTGGGCTCCGTCATCGACGGCTGCCCCGCGGGCGTCCCGCTCACGCGCGACATGCTCCAGGCGGCGTTGGACCGCCGGCGGCCCGGGCAGTCCGCCCTGGTGACCCCGCGCAACGAGCCCGACACCGTGGAGATCCTCTCCGGCGTCTTCGAGGACAAGACGCTGGGCACGCCCATCGCGGCCATCGTGCGCAACACGAACCAGCGCTCGCAGGACTACAACCAGCTGGCCAGCGTGGACCGGCCAGGCCACGCGGACGCCGTGTGGCGTGAACGTTACAAACACCGCGACCACCGGGGCGGCGGCCGCACCAGCGGGCGCGAGACGCTCTGCCGCGTCATCGGCGGCACCATCGCGGAGGCGTACCTCGCGCGAGACATGCCCTCCCTGAGCACCGTCGCCTATGTCTCCCAGGTGGGTGAGCTCGTCGCCCCCGTGCCGCCGCCGGGCCTCACCCGCGCCATGGTGGACGCACACCCCACGCGCTGCCCGGACGCCGCCGTGCGCGAGGAGATGGCCCGTCAGATTCTGGCCGCGAAGGAAGCCGGAGACAGCCTCGGTGGCTCCATCGACGTGCGCGTGGAGGGCCTGCCCGTGGGGCTGGGCGAGCCCATCTTCGGCAAGCTGAAGGCGCTCATCGCGCAGGCGCTGGGCAGCATCGGCGCCGTCACGGGTGTCGTGTGGGGCCCGCCGGATCTGCTCCAGCGCATCGGCCAGCCGGGCACGAAGTTCCACTCCGTGAAGGACGCTTACGGCGGCATCCAGGGGGGCCTCGCCAACGGTGAGCCCATGCAGGTGCGCGCCTACTTCAAGCCTCCCGCGACGCTCGCGGATCACGCCAAGGGCGGCCGTCACGACCCGTGCATCATGCCCCGCGCCGTCCCGGTGCTGGAGGCCATGGTGTCGCTCGTCATCGCCGACCTCGTCCAGCAACTCAACGCCCGTCCCCACTCCGCATGA